From the Carassius gibelio isolate Cgi1373 ecotype wild population from Czech Republic chromosome B25, carGib1.2-hapl.c, whole genome shotgun sequence genome, one window contains:
- the LOC128013988 gene encoding annexin A2: MSMIQEYLGQLTLQLGGGEDTHPTVVPDPNFDPDKDATRIETAIKTKGVDEQTIIDVLTKRTYNQRREIAFAYERRAKKDMISALKGALSGSLETVILGLMKSTAQYDASEIRASIKGLGTDEESLIEIVCSRSKAELMEIKKVYKELFKKDLEKDVCGDTSGDFAKLLLALVEAKRAEPSSIVDHPKIDEDARALFEAGVKRKGTDVKCWISIMSERSIPHLQKVFERYKSYSPYDMQESIRKEVKGDLEVSFLTLVQCFENKQLYFANRLQDAMKSKGAKEKVLTRIMVSRCEVDLKKIRQEFKAHHGKSLYQTIAEHTKGDYQRALLSLCGGDD; this comes from the exons ATGTCGATGATACAGGAGTACTTAGGGCAGCTCACTCTGCAACTGGGCGGC GGGGAGGACACACACCCTACTGTGGTGCCGGATCCGAACTTTGATCCAGATAAGGACGCTACCAGAATCGAGACCGCTATCAAAACTAAAG GGGTGGATGAGCAAACCATAATTGATGTCCTCACCAAACGTACATATAACCAACGGAGAGAAATCGCCTTCGCGTATGAGAGGAGAGCCAAGAAG GATATGATCTCGGCCCTGAAGGGGGCGCTGTCTGGCTCTCTGGAAACGGTCATCCTGGGCCTCATGAAGAGCACTGCGCAGTACGACGCCTCCGAAATCAGAGCCTCCATCAAG ggtCTGGGAACAGATGAAGAGTCTCTGATTGAGATCGTCTGCTCTCGAAGCAAAGCTGAGCTCATGGAGATCAAGAAAGTCTACAAAGAAT TGTTCAAGAAGGACCTGGAGAAGGATGTGTGTGGAGATACTTCAGGAGACTTCGCTAAACTCCTGCTGGCTCTGGTTGAG GCCAAGAGAGCCGAGCCCAGCTCCATCGTGGACCACCCGAAAATTGATGAAGATGCCAGA GCCCTGTTTGAGGCTGGAGTCAAGCGGAAGGGCACTGATGTGAAGTGCTGGATCTCCATCATGTCCGAGAGAAGCATCCCTCACCTCCAGAAAG TGTTTGAGAGATACAAGAGCTACAGCCCCTATGACATGCAGGAGAGCATCCGCAAAGAGGTGAAGGGAGATCTGGAGGTGTCCTTCCTCACCTTGG TTCAGTGCTTTGAAAACAAACAGCTGTATTTCGCCAACAGACTGCAAGACGCCATGAAG AGCAAAGGGGCGAAGGAAAAGGTGCTGACCCGGATCATGGTGTCCCGGTGCGAGGTGGACCTCAAGAAGATCAGACAAGAGTTCAAGGCCCATCACGGGAAGTCTCTGTACCAGACCATTGCT GAGCACACAAAGGGAGACTACCAGAGGGCTCTGTTGAGCCTGTGCGGTGGAGACGATTAA